A DNA window from Leptolyngbya sp. KIOST-1 contains the following coding sequences:
- a CDS encoding strawberry notch C-terminal domain-containing protein — protein sequence MNTPLSTGEAVAPSADTYDVQPRQVAYVPKSKGFSTQTLIPFNMASAAQQALERFEQQQGDIDTYLVTRLGYGSVAELHQYFSAEQVDASALAISNIERGAGFITGDQTGIGKGRICASIMRYAQQQAKIALFITKDKPLYADMMRDVGDIGMRRFSPFITDSGTEIPLANGAALKTAGAAKQKAEMQAMIQRGNLGRYSAVFTTYSQLQTVGKKEPLRRTFLRRMAPNAILILDEAHQAGGSKGGWKEAGPPDRADFVRELIDLSSGVFYSSATYAKRADVMDLYARRTDLRLGVSSMTALENILTRGGVPLQQIVASKFVASGQMLRRERSYEGISFQAKTVPVDREVADDFSAAMRAIKDFDRAKQKAVKAISDQAKAEAKALGQDGAIGDLGARSTNFTSLMHNCIEQSLLAQKADATVEEAIAALNRGEKPVITVANTMGSFIEAYAESQDLSPGDGMNLSFGDLLERYLERSRDVVVTDYRGHSTRLRLSDDQLGAEGVLVYEEALDCIRESDFTGIPISPIDYIEQQLERAGYRVTEVTGRKSGIEYGADGSMAYKVRLGEETTAKGKIDAVAQFNAGDADVILLNCSGSTGISLHASEKFADQRPRHMIVAQAERDINVFMQMLGRVHRTGQVALPNYTLLMGDLPAEKRPGAILCRKMANLNANTTAARETDISLNTVVDFMNPYGEQVVTELLADDPELNAKLDFPSAQGDSGASDIALIKKVTGRIPLLPITEQEAVYSLIESEYCDLVDQARAMGENILEADQLDLDARPLARMEVMADDSETASEFTGPVYLELVEAKSESKPLTQLQAINAVRESVGLAEVASVEAHDPDALAAKALQQVTATITDLEAATNRYRQAAIAQKQDSKAIEKLNDRIEQQFMHVSSTLETFVPGTPLRLVTPASKTILYGVVAGADAKKRSGSPAAPNRWKLRILVADSARQITVPFSKFNTGRSGSLDATVQSEDWFGNSVYSLFDMQQEAGRVNRQIFTGNLIKAFEKYSNGKLVNYTDYQGEVCQGLIMPKGFDIESELTKEPVAFKEPQQVFRFLTELTNRQGTVKTLDELLLLKPQQAGEGFILQAPKSKESGGRYYLDEDLIAAAGSDFYSVADRMEVVIPPERLERVLGVVMHQRNYTLAAFEFKEVARQLMGVSLPTLEKVEAEAIKPPVVSQPVVPAAAASQPKPELAVERSVAEAPLSPSIPNLPPMGQLEKRILRFLRNAGIEQDVMTSQEFHLRIENEPFIPLVVERQGDELYLTHYLTQNGDMFIDSEMVFRVRAEGHIEFKETAVQSLRGGESRLPDRAFAQIFSKNIVQQGFAEAAQIQAQAEPEGEVVSPQEPEDERSQMPSDMRQYLEVKEQYPDAIVLVQSPDQRFYEAFFDGAKPLIEHLEMIGTSMESGVEELGRVRVAGFPVQSLHKYVDRLTQQGEVVIAEVEGTIAIHPHHPPEPTALEEPTQAPVEPIPPPQPPAPASKEPEFQVQNLFDLDQFNRAHQNGHKGRQTADPAWTDSAGKPQPTAPASEVITAQPTGSLPAPTVPAIALQGQQVDDAALETVPEPLPRSALDTLRDWYRAARDLGHDPLHLEQIKQLGLSTKQANGNGVGLAPNLQQAMAQDLAQYQALQQRGKYVAQASQKILSAIGQTRGPHTQFRGKVYELKQTADRLTVRRMTPQPQTILEIAQGKIQRTVVTAEDCQRFQRFVQRLESDRVPTPTSAGLER from the coding sequence ATGAATACTCCTCTTTCAACCGGCGAGGCTGTGGCTCCGTCAGCAGACACGTATGATGTCCAGCCCCGGCAAGTGGCCTATGTGCCCAAAAGCAAGGGCTTTTCGACCCAGACCCTGATCCCTTTCAATATGGCCAGTGCAGCGCAGCAGGCACTGGAGCGATTTGAGCAGCAGCAGGGCGATATTGATACATACTTGGTCACCCGCCTGGGCTATGGTTCTGTGGCGGAGCTGCATCAATACTTCAGCGCTGAGCAGGTGGATGCCTCGGCACTGGCGATCAGCAATATCGAGCGGGGAGCCGGGTTCATCACGGGCGACCAGACCGGCATTGGCAAGGGCCGCATCTGTGCCAGCATCATGCGCTATGCCCAGCAGCAGGCGAAGATCGCCCTATTCATAACTAAGGACAAACCCCTCTATGCCGACATGATGCGCGATGTAGGGGATATCGGGATGCGGCGGTTTTCGCCCTTCATCACCGATAGCGGCACCGAGATTCCGCTAGCCAATGGGGCGGCGCTGAAAACTGCCGGGGCCGCCAAGCAGAAGGCGGAAATGCAGGCGATGATTCAGCGGGGGAACCTGGGCCGCTACAGCGCGGTGTTCACCACCTACAGCCAGCTTCAGACCGTAGGAAAGAAGGAACCGTTACGGCGCACGTTCCTCAGACGGATGGCTCCAAATGCCATCTTGATCTTGGACGAGGCCCACCAGGCAGGGGGCAGTAAAGGGGGATGGAAAGAAGCGGGGCCACCGGATCGGGCGGATTTTGTGCGGGAGTTGATCGACCTGTCTTCGGGAGTGTTTTACTCGTCGGCGACCTACGCCAAACGGGCCGATGTGATGGATCTCTATGCTCGGCGCACTGACCTGCGGCTGGGCGTGAGCAGCATGACGGCGCTGGAGAATATCTTGACGCGGGGTGGGGTACCGCTTCAGCAAATTGTGGCCAGCAAGTTTGTCGCCTCCGGGCAGATGCTGCGCCGCGAGCGCTCCTATGAGGGCATTTCGTTTCAAGCCAAAACGGTGCCGGTGGATCGGGAGGTAGCCGATGACTTCTCGGCGGCAATGCGAGCCATTAAGGACTTTGACCGGGCTAAGCAGAAGGCGGTGAAAGCGATTAGTGATCAGGCCAAGGCAGAAGCGAAGGCCCTGGGGCAGGATGGAGCGATTGGCGATCTGGGAGCCAGGAGTACCAACTTCACCTCGTTGATGCACAACTGCATTGAGCAGAGTCTGCTGGCCCAAAAGGCAGATGCGACGGTGGAAGAAGCCATTGCGGCCCTGAACCGAGGTGAAAAGCCCGTGATTACGGTGGCCAACACCATGGGCAGCTTCATCGAGGCCTATGCGGAGTCCCAAGATTTGAGCCCTGGGGACGGGATGAACTTGTCCTTTGGGGACCTGCTGGAACGGTATCTGGAGCGATCTAGAGACGTGGTGGTGACCGACTATCGGGGTCACTCCACCCGGCTGCGCCTTAGCGATGACCAACTCGGAGCTGAGGGGGTTCTGGTCTACGAAGAAGCCCTGGACTGTATTCGCGAGAGTGATTTCACGGGTATTCCCATCAGCCCGATTGACTACATCGAGCAGCAGTTAGAGCGAGCGGGCTACCGGGTTACTGAAGTCACCGGGCGAAAGTCGGGCATTGAATATGGGGCCGATGGATCCATGGCCTACAAAGTGCGGTTGGGGGAGGAGACCACCGCTAAGGGCAAGATTGATGCGGTGGCCCAGTTCAATGCCGGGGATGCCGATGTCATTCTGCTCAACTGTTCGGGCTCCACGGGGATTTCGCTCCATGCTTCGGAGAAGTTTGCTGACCAGCGGCCTCGCCACATGATTGTGGCCCAGGCGGAGCGGGATATCAATGTGTTTATGCAGATGCTGGGCCGGGTGCATCGTACCGGGCAGGTAGCGCTGCCCAACTACACGCTGTTGATGGGCGACCTTCCAGCGGAAAAACGACCGGGGGCGATCCTCTGTCGCAAGATGGCCAATCTCAATGCCAACACTACAGCGGCACGGGAGACCGATATCTCGCTCAACACCGTGGTGGATTTTATGAATCCCTACGGCGAGCAGGTGGTAACGGAGCTGCTGGCCGATGATCCAGAACTCAATGCCAAGCTGGATTTCCCATCTGCCCAGGGGGATAGCGGGGCTTCAGATATTGCCCTGATTAAGAAGGTGACGGGTCGGATTCCGCTACTGCCCATTACTGAACAAGAAGCCGTCTACAGCCTGATTGAGTCGGAGTACTGCGACCTGGTGGATCAGGCCAGAGCAATGGGGGAGAACATTCTGGAGGCGGATCAGCTGGATCTCGATGCTCGGCCTCTGGCGCGGATGGAGGTGATGGCCGATGACAGCGAAACCGCCAGCGAGTTTACGGGGCCGGTATATCTGGAGCTGGTGGAGGCGAAGAGTGAGAGCAAACCACTGACTCAGCTTCAGGCGATCAATGCGGTGCGGGAGTCGGTGGGGTTGGCGGAGGTAGCGTCGGTTGAGGCCCACGATCCGGATGCTCTGGCGGCAAAAGCGCTTCAGCAAGTGACAGCTACGATAACTGATTTGGAAGCAGCGACCAACCGCTACCGACAGGCGGCGATCGCCCAAAAGCAAGACAGTAAGGCGATTGAGAAGCTCAACGACCGAATTGAGCAGCAGTTCATGCATGTCTCCAGCACGCTCGAAACCTTTGTACCGGGGACACCGCTGCGGTTAGTGACCCCAGCCAGCAAGACCATTCTCTATGGCGTGGTTGCGGGGGCTGATGCCAAAAAGCGCTCTGGGAGCCCAGCGGCACCCAATCGCTGGAAGCTGAGGATTTTGGTGGCCGATTCGGCACGGCAAATCACGGTGCCGTTCTCGAAGTTCAACACGGGTCGGAGCGGATCGCTCGATGCCACGGTTCAATCCGAAGACTGGTTTGGCAATAGCGTTTATTCCCTGTTCGACATGCAGCAGGAGGCGGGGCGGGTCAACCGGCAGATCTTCACCGGCAACCTGATCAAGGCGTTTGAGAAGTACTCCAACGGCAAGTTGGTGAACTATACCGACTACCAGGGCGAGGTTTGCCAGGGGCTGATTATGCCCAAGGGCTTTGATATTGAGTCGGAGCTGACGAAAGAGCCGGTGGCGTTTAAGGAGCCGCAGCAGGTGTTTCGGTTCCTGACGGAGCTGACGAATCGGCAGGGGACGGTGAAGACCCTTGATGAGTTGTTGCTGCTAAAGCCCCAGCAGGCGGGGGAGGGGTTTATTCTGCAAGCGCCGAAATCAAAGGAGTCGGGTGGGCGGTACTACCTGGATGAAGACTTGATTGCGGCAGCGGGGTCGGATTTTTATTCGGTAGCCGATCGCATGGAGGTCGTTATCCCGCCAGAACGACTAGAGCGGGTGCTGGGGGTGGTGATGCATCAGCGAAATTACACGCTGGCGGCCTTTGAGTTTAAGGAGGTGGCGCGGCAGTTGATGGGGGTGTCGCTACCAACGCTGGAGAAGGTAGAGGCGGAGGCGATCAAGCCTCCGGTTGTTTCTCAGCCGGTTGTGCCTGCTGCTGCTGCAAGTCAACCCAAGCCAGAACTAGCAGTAGAAAGATCTGTGGCTGAAGCTCCGTTGTCCCCATCTATACCCAATCTGCCCCCGATGGGCCAACTGGAGAAGCGGATTCTACGGTTTTTGAGGAATGCGGGGATTGAGCAGGACGTAATGACATCCCAGGAGTTTCACCTGCGGATTGAGAATGAGCCTTTTATTCCGCTGGTGGTGGAGCGGCAGGGGGATGAGCTATATCTGACCCACTACCTGACCCAAAACGGCGATATGTTCATCGACTCGGAGATGGTGTTTAGGGTGCGGGCTGAGGGCCACATCGAGTTTAAGGAGACGGCGGTGCAGAGTCTGCGGGGTGGGGAGTCGAGGCTGCCGGATCGCGCCTTTGCCCAGATTTTCTCCAAGAACATTGTCCAGCAGGGGTTTGCGGAAGCCGCCCAGATTCAAGCCCAGGCAGAGCCTGAAGGAGAAGTGGTATCCCCACAAGAACCGGAGGATGAGCGATCGCAGATGCCGAGCGATATGCGGCAATACCTGGAGGTGAAAGAGCAGTATCCCGATGCGATCGTGCTGGTGCAGTCGCCAGATCAGCGGTTTTATGAGGCGTTTTTCGACGGGGCTAAGCCCTTGATCGAGCATCTGGAGATGATCGGTACCAGCATGGAGTCTGGGGTGGAGGAACTCGGACGGGTACGAGTGGCAGGGTTTCCGGTGCAGAGTTTGCACAAGTATGTGGATAGGCTGACCCAACAGGGGGAGGTGGTGATTGCGGAGGTAGAAGGGACAATCGCCATCCACCCCCATCATCCCCCCGAACCAACAGCCCTAGAAGAACCAACCCAAGCCCCTGTTGAGCCGATTCCTCCACCCCAGCCCCCCGCACCAGCGTCTAAGGAGCCTGAATTTCAGGTGCAAAATCTGTTTGACCTCGACCAGTTCAACAGGGCGCATCAAAATGGACACAAGGGTCGTCAGACCGCCGATCCAGCCTGGACTGACTCGGCAGGAAAACCTCAGCCAACAGCGCCAGCATCAGAGGTCATTACAGCGCAGCCTACAGGATCATTGCCAGCGCCTACGGTTCCAGCAATAGCCCTTCAGGGACAACAGGTCGATGATGCAGCACTGGAGACTGTGCCCGAACCATTGCCGCGTTCAGCCCTAGACACCTTGCGCGATTGGTACCGCGCCGCCCGCGATTTAGGTCATGACCCGCTACACCTAGAACAGATCAAGCAGTTGGGCCTCTCAACCAAACAAGCCAATGGCAACGGTGTTGGCCTCGCGCCAAACCTACAGCAGGCGATGGCTCAAGATCTGGCCCAATATCAGGCATTGCAGCAACGGGGAAAATATGTGGCCCAAGCCTCCCAGAAAATCTTGTCGGCGATCGGGCAGACCCGAGGCCCCCATACTCAGTTTCGCGGCAAGGTTTATGAATTGAAGCAGACCGCCGACCGGCTGACCGTCCGTAGAATGACGCCTCAACCCCAGACCATTTTGGAAATCGCCCAGGGGAAAATTCAACGCACGGTGGTGACGGCTGAAGACTGCCAGCGGTTTCAGCGATTTGTGCAGCGCCTAGAATCAGA
- a CDS encoding type IV secretory system conjugative DNA transfer family protein, with protein sequence MRYYTEHPSILGQVDSTSTQSISQLVTSLQSRQGLTLLGCVVLIAAFSLMSQGKKGKLATSRFGGSKEKSAARKRAVRQIQERKRNAVSLYIGKPTRKQDARSLYLPDLQRGIAVCGGPGSGKTFSVIDPLIRSALDQGLPVAMYDFKYPTQSARHAAYAAKLGYDVRVLAPGFPESEVCNPIDFLRSESDAEMARQIATVLNKNFRLMTQSTEDGFFAAAGDQLTEALLMLAKSTQYPDIMTAQAVLGLTNLGNRVAAAHGMNSWIRVSFNQLIGVKDAEKTASGIVGSASETFTRFMKEGVLGAFCGQTSIPLDLTGRQLLILGMDRERRDVVGPLVATVLHMLVTRNVAQRRQDPLIVAIDELPTLYLPTLVQWLNENREDGLAVILGFQNLVQLERTYGRELARAILGACATKAVFNPQEYEAARMFSDFLGDEEIQHKQKSRNRGGGKSSTTISDQERTRKLFEPSQFLRLPPGKCILINPGFTSRGEAAIPIQQAIKIPKADIQASEGSEALWTKIHARLVRRSPQQMPTAADLEKRRQMVEAMLPEPQAPVNSAYPDPAGLIDKYSSLL encoded by the coding sequence ATGCGTTACTACACCGAACACCCCTCAATTCTGGGTCAGGTGGATTCCACCTCTACTCAATCCATTTCTCAGCTGGTGACCTCACTCCAGTCCCGCCAAGGGCTCACCCTGCTCGGCTGTGTCGTTCTGATTGCCGCCTTCTCGCTGATGAGCCAAGGCAAGAAAGGTAAGCTTGCCACCAGCCGCTTTGGTGGCAGCAAAGAAAAATCCGCCGCCCGCAAGCGTGCGGTGCGGCAAATTCAAGAGCGCAAGCGCAACGCGGTTTCCCTCTACATTGGCAAGCCTACCCGCAAGCAAGATGCCCGGTCTCTATACCTGCCCGACCTCCAGCGGGGCATCGCCGTTTGTGGTGGGCCAGGCTCCGGCAAAACCTTCAGCGTCATCGATCCGCTGATCCGCTCCGCCCTTGACCAGGGTCTACCGGTAGCAATGTACGACTTTAAGTACCCGACCCAAAGTGCTCGCCATGCCGCCTACGCCGCCAAACTGGGCTACGACGTGCGAGTGCTAGCCCCTGGCTTTCCTGAATCCGAGGTGTGCAACCCCATCGACTTTCTGCGCAGCGAGTCCGATGCCGAGATGGCGCGGCAAATTGCCACGGTGCTGAACAAAAACTTTCGGCTGATGACCCAGAGCACCGAGGATGGCTTCTTCGCCGCCGCTGGCGATCAGTTGACAGAAGCGCTGTTAATGCTGGCCAAGTCCACCCAGTATCCCGACATCATGACCGCCCAGGCCGTACTGGGCCTGACTAACCTAGGCAACCGAGTGGCGGCGGCCCACGGCATGAATAGCTGGATTCGGGTGTCTTTCAACCAGCTGATTGGGGTCAAGGATGCCGAGAAAACCGCTAGCGGCATTGTGGGTAGCGCCAGTGAGACTTTTACCCGCTTTATGAAAGAAGGAGTGCTGGGAGCCTTCTGCGGTCAAACCTCCATACCCTTAGACCTGACCGGTAGGCAGCTGCTGATTCTAGGGATGGATCGGGAGCGGCGGGACGTGGTGGGGCCGCTGGTAGCCACGGTGCTGCACATGCTAGTTACCCGCAATGTGGCCCAGCGGCGGCAAGATCCGCTGATTGTCGCGATTGACGAATTGCCTACCCTCTACCTGCCCACCCTGGTGCAGTGGCTGAACGAGAACCGAGAGGATGGGCTGGCGGTCATCCTCGGCTTCCAAAACCTGGTTCAGCTGGAGAGAACCTACGGTCGCGAGCTAGCCCGCGCCATCTTGGGAGCCTGCGCCACCAAAGCGGTCTTCAACCCCCAGGAATACGAAGCGGCCCGTATGTTCTCCGACTTCCTGGGGGACGAAGAAATTCAGCACAAGCAAAAGTCGCGTAATCGTGGCGGGGGCAAATCCAGCACCACCATCTCCGACCAGGAGCGCACCCGCAAGCTGTTTGAACCCAGCCAGTTTCTCCGCCTACCACCGGGCAAATGCATCTTGATCAACCCTGGCTTTACCTCCCGAGGGGAAGCTGCGATTCCTATCCAACAGGCGATCAAAATTCCCAAGGCCGATATTCAAGCCAGCGAGGGCAGCGAAGCTCTGTGGACCAAGATCCATGCTCGCCTGGTGCGCCGCAGCCCCCAGCAGATGCCCACTGCCGCTGATTTAGAAAAGCGACGACAGATGGTAGAAGCCATGCTGCCGGAGCCCCAGGCCCCGGTCAACTCGGCCTACCCTGACCCCGCTGGCCTGATCGATAAGTACAGCAGTTTGCTCTAG
- a CDS encoding M23 family metallopeptidase: MIGILVLILAIALHSWRVQPAHSSLQPGTPVPMIQDQILGTKPNWAQITLRTLPAVLESGSFEAPADLIRLLGYDPSRVWQAGQTADQYMQLGDFQESFQLQQFSLYEIAALVGLDWPALRLADFALVAWQTLGDLVQAVPDLANLPVESVAPIADLLKGEVDPQTTIAEVLQDEALAGLSLGDLDLEQYGLGDIPGLIEAPLESFRDWQQSVIDQVPGLADVPFADFPNPIVEQGVVVGQVDVVFGAAEGNRTNTISGSYVEGFNVPCEADCAHLEIGQPTLVEGTQWVSGKYQQVRGGRGALAAANGGVEPTGRHPFGNAFKVAVLETDEASGTAETGLYFRMCVRNLFVDLGCTPYFIGPIPWLPVQEEGMVFLGQIKEGLSTTDSADAATAKGIDPQTGEPKPNPAPVVRASGSPGTATGRFIHPAPGYGITSSFGYRTHPIHGDRRLHSGTDFGTPTGTVIRAADGGQVTFAGISGSLTSGYGRLVIVNHGNGLESYYAHLQGFFVQAGDIIAQGDPVGRANSTGWSTGPHLHFEMRQNGQPQNPMNYLS, encoded by the coding sequence GTGATCGGAATTCTTGTTCTAATTTTGGCGATCGCGCTCCATAGCTGGCGGGTGCAACCGGCCCACTCCAGCCTCCAACCGGGAACACCTGTGCCCATGATTCAGGATCAAATTCTAGGCACCAAACCTAATTGGGCGCAGATTACCCTACGCACCCTACCTGCGGTGCTAGAGTCGGGCTCCTTCGAGGCTCCGGCAGATCTAATCCGTCTGCTGGGCTACGACCCATCGCGGGTCTGGCAGGCTGGTCAAACAGCTGACCAGTACATGCAGCTGGGTGATTTTCAGGAGAGCTTCCAGCTCCAGCAGTTCTCGCTGTATGAAATCGCCGCCCTGGTGGGGCTGGATTGGCCTGCCCTACGACTGGCAGATTTTGCCCTGGTGGCCTGGCAAACCCTGGGGGACTTGGTGCAAGCTGTGCCGGATTTAGCCAACCTCCCGGTAGAGTCGGTGGCCCCGATCGCTGACCTGCTCAAGGGGGAAGTAGACCCGCAAACTACGATCGCCGAGGTGCTCCAAGATGAAGCCTTGGCTGGGCTCAGCCTGGGAGACCTCGACCTGGAGCAGTACGGACTAGGGGATATTCCAGGGTTGATAGAGGCTCCGCTGGAGAGCTTCCGCGACTGGCAGCAGTCCGTTATCGACCAGGTGCCAGGTCTCGCCGATGTCCCCTTCGCCGACTTCCCCAACCCCATCGTGGAGCAGGGTGTGGTGGTAGGCCAAGTGGATGTGGTGTTTGGCGCGGCGGAAGGCAACCGCACCAACACGATCAGCGGCAGTTATGTGGAGGGGTTCAATGTCCCCTGTGAGGCTGACTGCGCCCACCTGGAAATTGGTCAGCCCACGCTGGTGGAAGGCACCCAGTGGGTCTCTGGCAAGTACCAGCAGGTGCGCGGCGGACGCGGGGCCTTGGCCGCCGCCAACGGTGGGGTTGAACCTACCGGTCGCCATCCCTTTGGCAATGCGTTCAAAGTAGCAGTGTTAGAGACCGATGAGGCCTCCGGCACCGCTGAAACCGGGCTGTACTTTCGCATGTGCGTTCGCAACCTGTTTGTGGACTTGGGCTGCACTCCCTACTTCATCGGCCCCATTCCCTGGCTACCGGTGCAGGAAGAGGGCATGGTCTTCTTGGGACAAATCAAGGAAGGCCTTTCGACCACCGATTCAGCCGACGCCGCTACGGCGAAAGGGATTGACCCGCAGACCGGCGAACCTAAACCCAACCCAGCACCTGTCGTAAGAGCTTCAGGCTCTCCAGGTACTGCTACTGGACGGTTTATTCACCCCGCACCGGGCTATGGCATCACCAGTAGTTTTGGCTATCGCACTCACCCAATTCATGGCGATCGCCGTCTCCACAGCGGCACCGATTTTGGCACTCCCACCGGCACCGTCATTCGAGCGGCTGACGGCGGACAAGTCACCTTCGCTGGCATCAGCGGTTCCCTTACCAGCGGCTACGGCAGGCTCGTTATCGTCAATCACGGCAATGGCTTAGAGAGCTACTACGCCCATCTACAAGGCTTTTTTGTCCAAGCGGGCGACATCATCGCCCAAGGCGATCCGGTCGGTCGTGCCAACAGCACCGGCTGGTCAACAGGGCCGCATTTGCACTTTGAGATGCGCCAGAACGGCCAGCCCCAAAACCCCATGAACTATCTCAGTTAA
- a CDS encoding TrbI/VirB10 family protein → MTTPNNLWDDQEMADLVGLHLPEPVATEAQDAYPVSPATPLDPEPLLDAEDIDGQALSDPKPKLSLAANPFTKLGVVAAGTGLVIGVLAVFTSGVMKNDSPPAEEVQADFPEPMVEETELSATDDRGQLLTDLAMGRQQAELEALADEEPTAQPEAPTAREGPEFSPTPPPPARPPQPVAARPTPAPTLPRPAPVSPAVSARPVVSQSADQPAVDPTERWLALSHLGSYGQGSPLPQETSAPLVTEAPAPVAQVSTLPSPRDINHAEEAAILQGQPVALPPTSPLLLTGTQAPAVLETPLIWSAGAAETDSPQFVVQLTEPLLSASGEIGLPAETPLVVQVTSVADSGLVQLAVVSFIQAGQEIPLSAGAVQLRGVEGTPLIAQKYDDPGMDIARMDATMAAMAGLSRAAGLVNRPKTSSVITSVGGSAITQDTGEPNLLAGILEGAFEQLSGQMESRNQAALDEILNRPIVWYLPPGTEVDVYVNQTVAL, encoded by the coding sequence GTGACAACACCCAATAATCTGTGGGATGACCAAGAGATGGCCGACCTGGTCGGTCTCCACCTACCAGAACCTGTCGCCACCGAAGCACAGGATGCTTATCCAGTTTCACCCGCCACCCCTCTGGACCCAGAACCCCTTCTGGATGCTGAGGATATTGATGGGCAGGCCTTAAGCGATCCAAAGCCCAAGCTATCCCTGGCGGCTAACCCCTTTACCAAGCTGGGCGTTGTCGCAGCTGGAACCGGTCTGGTGATTGGCGTCTTAGCCGTCTTCACTAGCGGGGTAATGAAGAACGACTCTCCACCGGCTGAAGAGGTGCAAGCCGATTTTCCAGAGCCTATGGTTGAGGAAACTGAGCTGAGTGCTACTGATGACCGGGGCCAGCTGCTCACCGATTTAGCGATGGGGCGTCAGCAGGCTGAACTGGAAGCTCTAGCCGATGAAGAGCCTACGGCTCAACCGGAAGCGCCAACCGCCAGAGAAGGCCCAGAGTTTTCTCCCACACCTCCACCCCCGGCACGGCCTCCCCAACCTGTAGCGGCGCGACCCACGCCAGCACCAACACTGCCTCGACCAGCCCCCGTCTCCCCTGCGGTTTCAGCCCGTCCCGTCGTTTCCCAATCTGCGGATCAACCCGCCGTCGATCCAACGGAACGATGGCTAGCACTGTCCCATTTGGGGAGCTACGGACAGGGCAGTCCCTTACCGCAGGAAACCTCTGCACCGCTAGTCACGGAGGCTCCAGCGCCAGTGGCTCAAGTTAGCACCCTACCCTCACCCCGTGACATTAACCATGCCGAAGAGGCAGCCATTCTCCAGGGCCAGCCGGTGGCCTTGCCCCCGACATCGCCCCTGCTGCTGACCGGCACCCAAGCCCCCGCTGTGTTGGAAACACCTTTGATCTGGTCAGCAGGGGCTGCAGAAACAGACAGCCCTCAGTTCGTGGTGCAGCTGACCGAGCCTCTGCTGAGCGCCAGTGGAGAGATCGGCTTACCAGCAGAAACACCGCTAGTGGTACAGGTGACATCGGTAGCGGACAGCGGCCTGGTGCAGCTCGCGGTGGTCTCGTTCATTCAGGCCGGTCAAGAGATCCCGCTGTCCGCTGGAGCCGTTCAACTGCGAGGGGTAGAGGGCACTCCCCTGATCGCTCAGAAGTACGACGACCCAGGGATGGATATCGCTCGCATGGATGCCACGATGGCGGCCATGGCCGGGTTATCTCGGGCGGCAGGGTTGGTGAATCGACCCAAAACATCCTCGGTTATCACCTCTGTTGGAGGTAGCGCGATCACCCAGGACACCGGAGAGCCCAATCTTCTAGCCGGGATTCTCGAAGGCGCGTTTGAGCAGCTGTCGGGGCAGATGGAGTCGCGAAATCAGGCGGCCCTGGATGAAATTTTGAATCGCCCCATCGTCTGGTATTTGCCACCAGGCACTGAGGTCGACGTGTACGTGAATCAAACGGTGGCGCTATGA